Below is a genomic region from Culicoides brevitarsis isolate CSIRO-B50_1 chromosome 2, AGI_CSIRO_Cbre_v1, whole genome shotgun sequence.
GCTGATTTTTACATGAGATTTGTTCCTTTTCTTTTAGAGCAtctccttgaaaaaaaatatcgataaaattattgaaaaaaaattacggttgaaaattattttcaattgactaaatgtttaaatatgaaaaatttttaataaaatttaataaattttaatttttttaatcttcttttgccaatttaaattttattttcaaaattaattaagtaaaagctttaatttaattaattaataatttttcataataataatttttaattattttttttttaaatttaataaattttaatttttttaaaataccaaattttttaaaaatttttgatccttaataaatattattgttgttttgagttttttacattgatatttgtgtattaaaaattgatttaaaaaaaaattaaaattattaaaattaagtcaaaatttttttgaaaaaaaaaatttcaataatcaattaattaacttttcattatttgaattatgattaatttaatttttaattaattatttaattggattttcgaaaataaatactttattacatattaagtttcatttggattttaataattaactacatatttaatttaaaaaattaattgacttaacCTTTTAGATGAATgtcacatttgaaaaaaaataatatgacaaattttatttaaattaattatttaacttaagcttaagtcaatagATTTtaagttgtaatttttaaattttttttactcaagtttaagtcgaaaatattttttgacattgaaaaaaagtaaattttgaagaaacttACGTAACTTTCCTTCCAAACGACAAATTTTCAAGCGTTGTTTCTCGACTTCGTTCTTCAAGTTCAAAACCGCTTCTTGTTTCGCGTTCAATCGttcgttcaatttttcaatctgAGTCAGCAGTTGATTCTTCTCATCctccaaattatttaaaattgccaAATATTGATGTTTTTGGAGATTGCgacaattaaacaaaaaatctcccGACACTTTTCGCAAGTCATTTTGCATTGTCTCCAATTCTCgctgcaaattaaaaatttccgagTCCTTTTGGCACAACAAGTCGTTCTTGTTGTGCATTTCACACAACACTTGATCCACACTCGTGTGACACACTTGCGTCTTCGACtcggaaatttcaattttcttcgttaaGTTCCGCAATTGAGACTCGTAATTAGCGCGCACCGCACTCAAGTGAGCAGTTAATTCCGTAATTTCCTTTTCGCTGCGTTTCTGGTCGTTAAGGAAACCTTGGCACTTGTCCCGGTACGCGGCACATTCATCAAGTAGAATTTTGTTGCGTGTCTTTGCAGCTGTGAGTTTAAATTGCAAGTCATTAACGGTGTTTTTGAGTTCGTGCGTTTCCTTTTGCAATGACTCAACTTCACACCGGCGAGCCACTTCCAATTGTCGCTGTGTCTCTCGTGCGGGATCATCTTCCGTGCCATTTAATTTTCTCGTCAATTCCGCAACTTTTGCTTGTAGcttcaaaatttgttgagCTCTGCCGCGCCATCCCCCAACATTACTCAAGATATTCTGCAGAGGTTTGTGATCGCCCACTTCTTGCTCCAAACACTTGACAGCTACCTTAATTTCATTCTTCAAATTCTGATTTTGATTGGAAACGTCGAGCAGTTTCATTGTCACCGTTTTTAGCTTTTCTCTCAGGATTTCACATTCATTCGGATCACGCTTcacaatttttggttttttgtcttttcccGTGTCCGCTTTCAATTTTGCCAATTCGCGTTCGAGTGTCTCGCATTTCGTGCGATATATCTCCATATCGCTGTACAGGTGTCGATTTCTCTTACTCAACTCGATGATTTTGCCGGTAATTAAGTTAGAGCCTTTGCCCACGAAATCAGTGTGATGTGTGTTGAAAATGTCGTTCAACTTGTCGATGCTTTGTTGTAAATTGGAAATTTGATTCGTTTGTTCGGAATTTTGGCGTTTTAATTCCGCATTTTCCATCGTCAATAAGGCAATGTCGGCTGCCGTGGTTTTTGCTGCTTCGCTCTTTAACGACAATTTTGTGGCTCTGCGTTTGCGGATTCGACGAATTTTCTTCGTTGTTTGTGTCGCATTCGATGCAGTTTCAcccataaacaaattttcaaccgacgacattttttttttgctctaaataaaattgaattttgctgTGATTCTGACAACTCGCACAAAGTTGGCTGCGGTaggggaaaaaaaataaaaagtaattcttttttgaactttataaCAAACAACGCTGATTGCATCATCGTCATGATTTGATCTTTTCATTAGTAACATGCCTCGAAACGAATTCATTTGAACTAGACGACCATTACATGACCGACATACAGAGCTCTACGGATTGAAAAGGTgtgaaatttactcaaaagagattaaatttgaactttttctaaaataagggattaatttaacacctTTAGAGGTTATTTTAGCGCCTTGAGAGATTAATTTAtactctttaatttaattcatgtgTTAAATTTATATCTGAAGGTGTTAAATTTACATCTCGAGCagttaaatcaatatttcgAGAAGTAAAATTAACATCTCGAGAAGTtgaattaacatctcaaggggCTAAAATAACCTCTCGAAGAGTTAAATCAACATACTGAACgttcaactcttttttttttttggttaacaGGAATAATTTAACCCTTATtgcatttaatcattttcagacaaaaattcCCTTAGgaggttaatttaaccccttGAGAGATTATTTTAACACTTAAGGGGTTAATTCAACCTCCTTaatatttatcgtttttttggTCCGAAAATTGTCAACTGCAAAAGGGGTTAATTTATTcctgttaacaaaaaaaaagagtttaacCTTCAGgatgttaatttaactccTCGGGAGGTTATTTTAGACCCTTTTAAGATGAATTC
It encodes:
- the LOC134828601 gene encoding coiled-coil domain-containing protein 13, producing MSSVENLFMGETASNATQTTKKIRRIRKRRATKLSLKSEAAKTTAADIALLTMENAELKRQNSEQTNQISNLQQSIDKLNDIFNTHHTDFVGKGSNLITGKIIELSKRNRHLYSDMEIYRTKCETLERELAKLKADTGKDKKPKIVKRDPNECEILREKLKTVTMKLLDVSNQNQNLKNEIKVAVKCLEQEVGDHKPLQNILSNVGGWRGRAQQILKLQAKVAELTRKLNGTEDDPARETQRQLEVARRCEVESLQKETHELKNTVNDLQFKLTAAKTRNKILLDECAAYRDKCQGFLNDQKRSEKEITELTAHLSAVRANYESQLRNLTKKIEISESKTQVCHTSVDQVLCEMHNKNDLLCQKDSEIFNLQRELETMQNDLRKVSGDFLFNCRNLQKHQYLAILNNLEDEKNQLLTQIEKLNERLNAKQEAVLNLKNEVEKQRLKICRLEGKLRDALKEKEQISCKNQRRNRIDAYYKSISGSQISPNDDKNSDHATPVEDTNLKLDLANERIQYLETKIHEITLERNTDVKELVNIIRSSKKFIFEALSNGEAVKKVSTMPRKEEEIDKN